Proteins encoded together in one Onychomys torridus chromosome 1, mOncTor1.1, whole genome shotgun sequence window:
- the LOC118593214 gene encoding zinc finger protein 420-like, with the protein MLTVNQHTVLSHQRLNTGKKANEFKCEKALRFGSDHIYHQLTHPGNKFHEDKEYGATFLPDSDLTHFQQVLCELKTHQGKKSREPFGLHSKISGLQRIHTGEKSYECKECGKSFTLKSNLTRHHRVHTGERPYVCDTCGKAFTQRSHLTSHQKIHTGEKAYACGVCGKAFNHGSNLTKHQNVHYHVINAGKKIHECIECGKRFNRHSNLTRHKKLHARSAPISHNRNQAGEKPFRHKRFGKSFRFPSQLSLHRQIHTGEKSYECKECGKSFTLKSNLTRHHRIHTGERPYACYNCGKAFTQGSHLTSHQKIHTGEKAYACGVCGKGFNHNSNLIQHQNIHYVVNVGKKIHECKECGKVFNQHSNLTRHKKTHVGEKPFKCKECGKSFTWKSNLTRHHRVHTGERPYACDTCGKAFTQGSHLTSHQKIHTGEKAYACGVCAYIWKSLF; encoded by the exons ATGCTCACTGTGAATCAACATACAGTTTTGAGTCACCAGAGACTTAATACAGGCAAGAAAGCAAAtgaatttaaatgtgaaaaaGCCCTCAGATTTGGATCAGACCATATTTATCATCAGCTAACTCACCCTGGTAACAAATTCCATGAAGATAAGGAGTATGGGGCAACCTTTCTTCCTGATTCAGATCTCACTCACTTTCAGCAAGTTCTCTGTGAATTGAAGACTCATCAAGGAAAGAAATCTAGAGAGCCATTTGGTTTGCACTCAAAAATATCTGGTCTtcagagaattcacactggtGAGAAATCTTATGAATGTAAGGAATGTGGAAAGTCCTTTACTTTGAAGTCAAACTTGACCCGACATCACAGAGTTCATACTGGTGAGAGGCCATATGTATGTGATACCTGTGGAAAAGCCTTCACTCAGAGATCACATCTTACTTCACATCAGAaaattcacactggagaaaaagcTTATGCATGTGGAGTCTGTGGTAAGGCTTTTAATCATGGCTCAAACCTGACTAAGCATCAGAACGTTCATTATCATGTGATTAATGCTGGCAAGAAAATACATGAATGTATAGAATGTGGCAAGCGTTTCAATAGGCATTCAAATCTCACTCGTCATAAGAAACTTCATGCTAGATCAGCTCCTATTAGTCATAACagaaatcaggctggagagaaacCTTTTAGACATAAGAGGTTTGGGAAATCTTTTAGATTTCCTTCACAACTTAGTTTACACAGACAAATCCATACTGGTGAGAAATCTTATGAATGTAAGGAATGTGGAAAATCCTTTACTTTGAAGTCAAACTTAACCCGACATCACAGAATTCACACTGGTGAGAGGCCATATGCATGTTATAACTGTGGAAAAGCCTTCACTCAGGGATCACATCTTACTTCACATCAGAaaattcacactggagaaaaagcTTATGCATGTGGAGTTTGTGGAAAAGGTTTTAATCACAACTCAAACCTGATTCAGCATCAGAATATTCATTATGTCGTTAATGTTGGCAAGAAAATACatgaatgtaaagaatgtggcAAGGTTTTTAATCAACATTCAAATCTCACTCGTCATAAGAAAACTCATGTGGGAGAGAAACCTTTTAAATGTAAGGAATGTGGAAAATCCTTTACTTGGAAGTCAAACTTGACCCGACATCACAGAGTTCATACTGGTGAGAGGCCATATGCATGTGATACCTGTGGAAAAGCCTTCACTCAGGGATCACATCTTACTTCACATCAGAaaattcacactggagaaaaagcTTATGCATGTGGAGTCTGTG caTACATATGGAAGAGTTTGTTCTAG